Part of the Capsicum annuum cultivar UCD-10X-F1 chromosome 12, UCD10Xv1.1, whole genome shotgun sequence genome is shown below.
GTTTATAACTATTAATCTTGGattaaacatataaaaaaagGCAGTCCGttgcactaaagctatcgctatgcgcggtgtccgggaagggccccaccacaagggtgtattgtacacagccttaccttgcatttctgccagaggttgttttcaaggcttgaacccgtgacctcctggtcacatggcagcaactttaccggttactccaagactccccttcggattaaacataaatatttgtatttttctttttttctattaaatCCCATGCTTTTTTGCgctttttgcttttgataacacTGGTTTGTTTTTCCTTTGCATGCATGCAGCTGGGAAATTGCCAAAGAGCAATGGGATCCCATGGAGAGGGAACTCAGGTTTACAAGATGGATCAACACTTACAGATGTTAAAGGTGGATTGGTTGGAGGGTACTATGATGCTGGTGACAACATAAAATTCCACTTTCCAATGTCATTTGCAATGACCATGTTGAGTTGGAGTGTGATTGAATATGAACACAAGTACAGAGCTATTGGTGAATATGATAACATCACAGAACTCATCAAATGGGGTACTGATTACTTGCTTCGTACTTTCAACTCTTCTGCAACTAGAATTGACAAAATTTACTCACAGGTAACATTGTCTACTTTCAACATCATGTTAAAAAACACAATGGTAGGATGTTTTTGGTATATGAGTATTATTTCGTTATTGCGATTTGCGTAGCAACaagaccctagatagaaaggtgtgaaggaagcgaattagggtagaaggataGTTGGAAGGAGTGTGTCCTTGCTCGTAGGTACGAGGACTTTGTTTTGTTAACCGTGCCAGTGGCTATAGTGCTAGTCTTGTTTCAGAGTGTATTATCATTTGTCGATTTACTTCGTGATAgttttgtttatgttattatGTGGTGTGTGAATACCTATTGTTTCTTGTTctctttactattttttctagactgtttttgtcttgagccgggggtctattggaaaccgCCTCTCTATCTCACCTATGAGGTAATTGTATGGATTGCgtactttaccctccccaaaccccactttgtgggaatatgcTGGGTATgttgtttatttttcttacaaTCCTGCGTCGGATACTTTTCTTTTGAGAccagggtctatcggaaacaaccttatATACCTTACAAAGGTAAGGATAAGCTAAGGACTGTGTACATCCTATCCTCCCCAGtgcccacttgtgggattacactgggtattaTGTTGTTGTGTTATAACTCGTTGAGCTACTAGGTTCTAAGTTTATAATTTATGCATAtttaaagaaatttgaaaaagtaACTAAATAGGGGTTGGATATAGCTACTAGGTTTTGTCGAATTCGTATCGTAAATGGTACAGACGCACCTGTGTTGATATGATGGAAGTCTTTCAAAAAAATGCTTTCCAGAGAAAATCTTGTTTCATAAACACTGTTATCCAATGTTTAGTTGAAGAGTGAGCGGTAGGGTAAGTTCTACGTATGGTATGCTCTACCCTCCGAAGATCCCACCTGTGGGATTTGTAAGAAGTTGGTGGTGGTGAGAAAATAGGGGTTAAACGTTAAGAACCATAAAAGTTGTTCGATAGAGTTCAAATCCTAGATCCGCGATTGAACTCAACTGAAGTGAAGCTTTAAGCCTAATGTTTTGACTGTGCATCACTAAATTTCATACTAAATTCTGTATATGGTTCCGATTTTCATATTCTTAGGTTGGTGGTGCTTTAAATAATTCAAGAACGCCCGATGATCACTACTGCTGGCAAAGGCCAGAAGACATGAACTACGAGCGCCCTGTTCAAACAGCTACTCAAGGGCCTGATCTCGCCGCAGAAATGGCAGCAGCATTGGCTGCTGCCTCCATAGTCTTCCGGGATAACGCAGAGTATTCAAGAAAGCTAGTTAAAGGAGCGGAGACAGTCTTTCACTTTGGTCGGGATGAGGGAAAACGGACTTCATATTGCCGTGGTAATCAATACATTGAACCTTTCTACAACTCCACCAACTATTTCGACGAGGTCATGTGGGGTTCAGCTTGGTTATACTACGCTACTGGTAATAAAACTTATATATCGTTGGCCACTGATCCTCGAATATCTAAGAATACCAAGGCCCCCTTCATGATCCCGGATTTGAGCGTGTTGAGTTGGGATAACAAGCTGCCTGCAGCTATGCTGCTGTTAACTAGGATGAGGATATTCTTGAATCCGGGCTACCCTTACGAGGAAATGTTGAGTAACTATCACAATTACACTGGCCTTAACATGTGTTCTTACCTACAGAGGTTCCGCGTCTTCAACTTCACTAAAGGTATGCCGAATCCTCTTGCAAGAACTTGCCTTTGATTCAACATGTTCTAGTTTACCAGCTGGAAAAAGATAATTCTTGTGTACCAATAAAGAGAAATTAGTTGATAGATACGTTAGGTCTGGTGAGTCCTCCACATCCCAAAACCTTCACGGGGAAAGGAGCTGACTCACTCGCCCTACTTTAGAAGATAGAAAAGGTTAGCTTTTGCCCAGATTAGGTAGAATCCATTAAATAGATACAAATATCCAACTTCGTACTCAGTAGCAAAAGTGGTTATGCGTTCCTGAACTCATAGACTTCAAATCCTGAACTCGCCTCCGATTTCACATGTTTAGGTGGACTGATCCAGTTGAATCACGGGCGTGGTCAGCCGTTGCAATATGTGGTAAATGCAGCCtttttggcatcactatttgttgATTACATGAATGCCACTGGTGTTCCTGGATGGTATTGTGGCATTAACTTTATCCCCTTGGAAGATCTTCGCAGTTTCGCCACTTCCCAGGTCTGCACAATCACTTCCTTTCATTATCTTATCGACTTCAATATACAGTAAACTGTTAGAAAGCTGCAACATGAATACATTTTTACATGGTCGATTGTGTATTTGGTACGACACAAGTCATTTTCAGATGTTTGGTTATATCAGAAAATTAAAGTCCCTCTCTTATTTACCCAAGTCATTATACAAATATATGAACGTTTGCCTTCACATTACTTGCTCCAAGCGGTACTGTTCAGAATGTTTTGTTATGctttcattttattctttttctgaACTGCTTTGACTGTTTTTACTCAAGTTGAGAGTCTATCGGTTACTGTTCAGAATGCTTGGTTATGCtttcattttgttctttttcttaacTGCTTTGACTGTTTTTACTTTAGCTGAGGGCCTATCGGTTACTGTTCAGAATGCTTTGTTATGctttcattttattctttttcttaacTGCTTTGACTGTTTTTACTtaagctgagggtctatcggTTACTGTTCAGAATGCTTTGTTATGCTTACATTTTGTTCTTTTTCTGAACTGCTTTGACTGTTTTTACTTAAGCCGAGGGTTTATAGGAAACAACCTCTCTGAGTCTATGTCTTTGCAATAGGGTAAGATTTGCATATGCTCTACCTTTTCGGATGCTCTACCTTTTCGGACCCCACTTTGTAGGACTAATGTTGATGTTGGATTACTTGCTTCAAGCCAACAACTAACACCTAGATATATTCTAAATCTTTTGCACTCAAGTTTTTACCAAAATAATCTCTGATTTGCTATATTATTATCAGTATCTAATATCTATTGTTCTTTCAGACTTCCATCATTACCAAATAAACTCTAAAACTAATACTCCCCTGTTCAATTTGTCTGTCTTACTTTACTTTTACGTTGTTTAGAAAAGAATGTcactttccttttttggcaactctttagtttcaatttttcacatgacatgtttaaaaccacaagattcaaaaagacttattttactttcttaaactctgcCAAGTCAAAACTAGACAAACAAATCGAAACGAAGGAAGTTATGCTTTAACATTTCCATTAAGAGTTTCCAACATGTCCTAACATTTTGGAAAACAGGTGAattatattttaggtgaaaatcCCATGAAGATGAGCTACATAGTGGGATATGGAAACAAATTTCCAAGACATGTTCATCACAGGGGTGCATCAATACCTACAGGTAAAACAAAGTACTCATGCACTGGAGGTTGGAGATGGAGAGACACCAAAAATCCAAACCCTCATAACATAACAGGAGCCATGGTAGGAGGACCTGATAAATTTGACAAGTTCAAAGATTCGCGCTCGAACTTCAGCTATACAGAGCCAACACTTGCTGGAAATGCAGGACTTGTTGCTGCATTAGTTTCTTTAACTGGTAGTGGTGGTTATGGTGTTGACAAAAATGCAATTTTCTCAGGTGTTCCACCTTTATATCCAATGAGTCCACCACCACCTCCACCATGGAAACCATAAATGCgcgaagattcttgatgattccAGCTGAAATTTTGCCTGGTAAAATGGCTGTCTTCTGTACAAAGTTTTGAGATTACAGTGTTGTTTTAACTCTATTTATCTTGTGACATTCCGGCATAATAAAATTCTTGCATTGATTTTAAAGTGCATGCATGAATCGATTTGCTCTTCGATTTTAACATTTGTCCAATCGGCATGTGTATCTTCTCCTATTCCGATGATGGAATAGACAAGATAAGTAAGAAAAAACGATTTTTGTTCAAGAATGAAATCTTATTGATGTTGTTCATATCCGTTTCATCCTTTAGAACCATATCACATCCTCGATCTAAAGAAATAGGATGAATTTATGAGATGGAATTTCATATTTTCTATCAAAACGCTTTCATAGCCTTAAAGAAAGACCTCTCTTTCGAGATCTGTTCTATCCCTAGATTATAATAGTCAAGGTTTCTGTTGAAGTGTCCTCAACGCATTTTGAGCCTCACTTCAGGGCTTAAAGCGCGCCTTTGACAATAGTGTGTACAGTTTCATAAAACTAAAAAGTTTCTCCTTGAAGAACACATGTAATAAAGTTGTGAGACTACAATTTACTGCCAATGAACTTATAATAAGGCTGATATAACTTTCATATATATTCATTTGAAAGAATTGCAACAGAGAGTGTTGCCTTGCAATGGATATCGACAACTTCTGATGCATAACCACCTCCTAATACTCAGAAGCACCAtatac
Proteins encoded:
- the LOC107851348 gene encoding endoglucanase 12, with translation MQSNHWGGSLEIATTEDDNRSHNLYDSDRASINDYYDHSNRSLDQTQQSWLLGPPEKKKKKYVDLGCIICSKKALKYSFYAMVMLLLVIGLPTIVVKFWPKHKPPPIPQDDYTFALHKALRFFNAQKSGKLPKSNGIPWRGNSGLQDGSTLTDVKGGLVGGYYDAGDNIKFHFPMSFAMTMLSWSVIEYEHKYRAIGEYDNITELIKWGTDYLLRTFNSSATRIDKIYSQVGGALNNSRTPDDHYCWQRPEDMNYERPVQTATQGPDLAAEMAAALAAASIVFRDNAEYSRKLVKGAETVFHFGRDEGKRTSYCRGNQYIEPFYNSTNYFDEVMWGSAWLYYATGNKTYISLATDPRISKNTKAPFMIPDLSVLSWDNKLPAAMLLLTRMRIFLNPGYPYEEMLSNYHNYTGLNMCSYLQRFRVFNFTKGGLIQLNHGRGQPLQYVVNAAFLASLFVDYMNATGVPGWYCGINFIPLEDLRSFATSQVNYILGENPMKMSYIVGYGNKFPRHVHHRGASIPTGKTKYSCTGGWRWRDTKNPNPHNITGAMVGGPDKFDKFKDSRSNFSYTEPTLAGNAGLVAALVSLTGSGGYGVDKNAIFSGVPPLYPMSPPPPPPWKP